The sequence TTGATAAATCCAGATCGTTCTACCTTGGAAGTAAGTTTCGAGGACGTAGAAAAGTACAACCAGAATCTAGCAACAACCATTATCGAAGAGTACTACCGACTTTTCCCATTTCTGTGCCAAGCGGTTTCGAACTTTACAAAGGATCGTACTGAGCTGAAAAAGGATAAAGAATGTTACGTATCTTTTACGGACGTACCAACGCGCCACAAAGTACGAGAATTGACAACATCCAAAATTGGTACTTTGATTCGAATTTCCGGGCAGGTTGTACGTACTCATCCTGTTCACCCGGAACTCATTTCTGGTACCTTTGTCTGCTTGGACTGTCAAACTGAGATTCGGGATGTTGAACAGCAATTCAAGTTTACTAATCCGACTATCTGTCGGAATCCCGTATGTGCCAATCGACGTCGTTTCATGCTGGAAGTGGACAAATCCCAGTTTATCGACTTCCAGAAAGTTCGCATCCAAGAGACGCAAGCGGAACTCCCGAGAGGATGTATTCCACGCTCGGTAGAGGTCATACTACGTGCGGAAATTGTCGAAACCGTCCAAGCGGGAGATCGTTATGATTTCACTGGAACATTGATCGTTGTTCCCGATGTTGGTGCATTGCAAATGCCAGGAGCTAAAGCCGAGATCGGGTCTCGTCATAAGCAGGGAGACAATGCCGTGGAAGGCATTCGTGGATTGAAAGCGCTTGGCGTCCGCGATCTTAACTACAAGATGTCCTTCCTGGCATGCTCGGTACAGGCAACCTCATCAAGGTTTGGTGGAACGGATTTGCCGATGAGTGAAGTGACGGCTGAGGACATGAAGAAGCACATGACCGACGCTGAGTGGAACAAGGTATACGAAATGTCCCGCGATCCGAAACTATATCAGAACCTTATTACCAGTCTGTTTCCATCGGTCTATGGGAACGATGAAGTAAAACGAGGAATTCTTCTAATGCTGTTTGGAGGCGTTGCAAAGACCACTCATGAGagtaagtttttcaatatttcaccCTATCTATCCCGCATAACAATATATTATGTATTCACTATAATTTATATTGCAAATTAGGTCTGACATCATTTTTGTAGCTCTCAAAAATTGATAGGAATTCATAGAAGCTCTAATTCATTCGTATTGCAAGGCTGTCAGATACAAGAATGGTTATTCGACCATTATAGGTGGATTACTTTTACTAATTTAAAGTTTACCTTTTTGGttattttcttcagaaactacTCTCCGTGGAGATATCAATTGTTGTATTGTGGGTGATCCCAGTACGGCAAAATCTCAGTTCCTGAAGCAAGTGGCAGATTTCTCACCCCGAGCGGTCTATACATCCGGAAAGGCATCATCCGCAGCTGGTCTCACTGCTGCAGTTGTGAAGGACGAGGAAAGCTACGACTTTGTGATTGAGGCTGGTGCGTTGATGTTGGCAGATAATGGAATTTGCTGCATCGACGAATTTGACAAGATGGACCCTCACGATCAAGTTGCCATCCACGAAGCCATGGAACAGCAGACCATTTCAATTGCCAAGGCTGGCGTGCGAGCCACCCTCAATGCTAGAACCTCTATTCTGGCAGCCGCTAATCCCATCGGTGGTCGGTACGACCGTTCTAAGTCACTCCAGCAGAACATTCAGCTCACAGCGCCGATTATGTCccgttttgatttgtttttcattttggtTGATGAATGCAACGAGGTCGTAGATTACGCGATCGCTCGAAAGGTTGTTAATTTGCATTCACATATTGAAGACCTAATCGATCAGGTTTACACACGTGAAGACGTTCTCCGTTATATCATGTTTGCACGTCAGTTCAAGCCAATTATCACCCAGGAAGCGCTCGAGCTGCTGGTTGAGAATTACGGTCATTTGCGGCAGCGTGACACTGGCACATCTGGCAAGAGCACATGGCGAATTACCGTGCGTCAGCTGGAAAGCATGATCCGGCTTAGTGAAGCCATGGCTAAGTTGGAATGCTGTGAGGAAGTAACAGAGAAACACGTCAAAGAAGCATATCGGTTATTGAACAAATCCATTATTCGCGTTGAGCAACCCGATATTCACTTGGACGATGAGAACGATGCAGAACTGGCAGCGATGGCGATGGATACTGAAGAAGGCACCCCGCAATCGGACACTAACGATCAAAACGGACATGTCGAAAATGGTCACGAGAATGGCGTCAACGATGTTCAAAAGAAAAAGTTGGTTTTGTCGTTCGAGGAATATAAGAATTTATCCAACATGCTGGTGCTGCACATGCGCACGGAAGAGGCACGATTCGAAAGCGAAGAATCACAATCAGAAGGCGTGAGAAAATCCGAATTGATCAATTGGTACCTGGAGCAAGTAGCCGAACAAATTGAGACCGAAGAGGAACTTGTGGAGAGGAAAACTCTGGTCGAGAAAGTCGTAGATCGATTAATGTACAACGTATGTATAATAAAGAAATATTCGCGTGTGGAAACTAACATTTCTCTTCTTACAGGACCAAATTATTATTCCACTGAAAACCGTTACATTAGGAGACAAAGAATCACAGGAAGAAGACCCTGTTCTTGTTGTTCATCCTAACTACATTATTGAAACGTAATTGGAAAATATCTCGTTTTTATAGACAGTTCATATTATTGATAAGTTTGCAGCATGATAATTCAAACATAAGACTACGTTTTACCTGAGTTGTGAGTGTTTTGCTGCATAAAAcacaaaaccgaaatttccttGAGATAAGTTAATAGGTAAGTAAGTATGCAAACGTGCCGAACAAATTGATAATGTTTATATTTCATTtggggggaatgacggctttggcaggttttgttctattattggcaggggttttttttattactgaccaggctcaaatttggcctaaacattctttgcatatcaaagaatattgtggccaaatttcatgaaatttggtcgacaaaaaccccctgccaataatagaacaaaacctgccaaagccgtcctTCCCCCTACTTGTTTAAGTTttgaataacaaaaatataataaCCACTTTTACTCTTGTTTGAAGCTGCATTTGAGCGTAAATAGGAATGTTTTGCGATAAGAAGAATCTATGTTTAGTGAGCtgagatggaaaacgaaacAGTTCCCTTATAACAAGAAAACTTCGTTTTTCAACTTAGGATGCACTATGACTATACTTAAGTCGAGAATATTTCCCACCATATCGCATAAATAACCgataaaatccattgaaaattttaacaaaagttCTAGCCATTGCGACTTCCCCAATAATAGTCTACGCATCTGACTTTTCCCCAAatcccaacatgtttgggaacgagaacaaagggaaccgcagcgacaattgTCCTGTATGGTTTATTACGTGAGGTGaggcggaggtgaagaaattggccctaagtctacactgccgtgaatcgcatatttgtcctatctttgctgggtttcctattcatatgggacaaataagcggaggtgaagaaatcgaccctTAGTCACAAAAAGCGACTTTGCATATGTActtagtttttccaaaattaaaaGGTCCTAACTTTTCTAACTTAGTGGACTGTACTTTTGGGAACCGCGGAATTCTTTTGTCGTAGTGGCTAAACGAGTGAAGAATCCTCTTCGAGTGGACGAGTTTCCAATCGGGATATTAGTGAAAAAAGAAAGTCGGAAAATTATTCTTAACTCTTCTTCTATTTCTTCCTCTTTCAACTAATATATGGTTACTCGTAGCTCAGTAGATACGGCACTGCACTTCTACTGTTGTCGGTGTGTCGGCTCAGCTGTGATCGCTTTGCTGACTGTCGTAATCGGGAATTGCAAGCTATTTGCACTTCTTCTCTGTTTTGCGCGTTTCGCGtcgtttctcccttctcatGCACGGTGTCGCTATCgaatacactcaaaataattgtcactttaattccactataaaaagtcatgtagactttaaaaatcgaaactttCATCGGCCTTACTGGAAACAAATAAAACTTACGCAAATCAGAAGTgcatcttaataagaaatgtagtgaaattcattagaaaacatagaaaataatatctataaacgcttctagtgaattctactcaTGAATGTATGGAAAATATATGAGTTGGGTTCTCAGAGCGAAATGTATGTTTATTaacaatcgctaatgaaacatttagcagaagcattatgagaacgatttgcaaaaaatatgtttgagtgTGAATTAATTTTCTACTCCAGTTTTTAGCCCTCGTCCGCTTCTAGTTGACGGGATATCAACTACAGGGAAGGGATACTATAGAAAAAAATTATCGAAGCTTCACTTGAAATTTAAGTACATGGCCAAACGAAAATTCacctaaattttattttatattctagtgaattaagaataccgtggacccccggtagtatgaccgcttttaatctgaacactttttaatttgaacccgttggtttgaacatcgttcaaattaaaaatggttcaaacgtcatttagcacgtggaatcgagaaaagataaatgaaacatcgtgaaacggaacgcagaatcaaaacaaaccagcaaagagagcggccagaaaccagtttttctgatgcaaatagagtaaccagaagttcaaattaaaaatgaaccccgttaatttgaatgaggtaccgttcaaattatcggggtcCACGGtaatgagtgccatcactaatGAATCATTCAACTTTTACACCcaaaactacatggaaaatatctgcatatgttttcaagtagcttctaagtgaaaattattttgagtgtagactaacgcaaaatgaactcccccaagaaattatgacgtttgagcttttgttcgagaagacgaaccgctcaaatgtcaaaatccgtcgggtgagtgaattcgatgaacccctgcataagtctatAGTGATGATGATTCCTTGAAATGGGACTTGtttataccacagacaaacagacataacactcgtcaaatttcgttgcgcgttgcgttgcgttgcgttgtaacggagtatttcgtagattgcatactgatagttgtcatgtatattctttacctttcttaccccaattgcttatggatttccatttgggattcaatggaaatccaattgggggtccaaaatgataaaacatgaaagctatcattgccggccacgcccatcttctccgttactaggaaagggaaggaagtgatgatatgacatctacttaacgagaggccagcgactcaccgacgccctcatagatgtcaaggaattggatggtgggtagggtatgtggtttaggagtatcattataagcaaatgatagaatatttgtggaaatacgttgggagtgactttgctaagaaatttatgtcactccattatccttgccgatgattttcctcggatggggcgaaggtattagccttgccctggctaatagcctaggtttaagcgcctttgctcgctctctgaaactaaaaaagagcaaaaagaaattaaattcccctccccccctgatatgataatgattttgatcaacaaataaattctaagtggatgaatacatgatcaaacggctgcaaacaagcctctattgtcgtagcagaagcaaacccgcctcaatacgacaggcagaagcacatgtttgtgattcaaacgcgatcgactgttgttcaatttcgatacacatagttgggtagagagaaacgATGTGTTTGTTAAAAAGGTCTATTGCTGTCCAA comes from Armigeres subalbatus isolate Guangzhou_Male chromosome 2, GZ_Asu_2, whole genome shotgun sequence and encodes:
- the LOC134211887 gene encoding DNA replication licensing factor Mcm6, encoding MDVADAQVGQLRVKDEVGVRCQKLFQDFLEEFKEDGELKYLKAVADLINPDRSTLEVSFEDVEKYNQNLATTIIEEYYRLFPFLCQAVSNFTKDRTELKKDKECYVSFTDVPTRHKVRELTTSKIGTLIRISGQVVRTHPVHPELISGTFVCLDCQTEIRDVEQQFKFTNPTICRNPVCANRRRFMLEVDKSQFIDFQKVRIQETQAELPRGCIPRSVEVILRAEIVETVQAGDRYDFTGTLIVVPDVGALQMPGAKAEIGSRHKQGDNAVEGIRGLKALGVRDLNYKMSFLACSVQATSSRFGGTDLPMSEVTAEDMKKHMTDAEWNKVYEMSRDPKLYQNLITSLFPSVYGNDEVKRGILLMLFGGVAKTTHEKTTLRGDINCCIVGDPSTAKSQFLKQVADFSPRAVYTSGKASSAAGLTAAVVKDEESYDFVIEAGALMLADNGICCIDEFDKMDPHDQVAIHEAMEQQTISIAKAGVRATLNARTSILAAANPIGGRYDRSKSLQQNIQLTAPIMSRFDLFFILVDECNEVVDYAIARKVVNLHSHIEDLIDQVYTREDVLRYIMFARQFKPIITQEALELLVENYGHLRQRDTGTSGKSTWRITVRQLESMIRLSEAMAKLECCEEVTEKHVKEAYRLLNKSIIRVEQPDIHLDDENDAELAAMAMDTEEGTPQSDTNDQNGHVENGHENGVNDVQKKKLVLSFEEYKNLSNMLVLHMRTEEARFESEESQSEGVRKSELINWYLEQVAEQIETEEELVERKTLVEKVVDRLMYNDQIIIPLKTVTLGDKESQEEDPVLVVHPNYIIET